The DNA region ACATCTATTGCAGACCAGACCTACAATGTAACGCACCTTGAAAGTGTGTTAACGCCGCATTGCTAATGTGCGATTGTAACGCACTTTGAAGGTGTGAAGACAATATCACACTTTTAAAGTGTGTCGTTGTTGCACTTAATGAGTGCGTTAGTAATGCATTTAATAAGTGTGACTATCACGCCGTTAATGAATGCGAGAAAATCCAGATCGCGAAATTACAATATAGTACCTGACAAAGAGACCGATGAAGAGAGGCGACCGGTGACGATAGTGACGGAGCAGCCTTTGGCGGTGGGGGTGGCCGACGACAAGAGTGGGGGAGGTCGAGGGAGGGAGTTTCTATTATGGGTAtggaagttgaagaagaaggaaaagagagagaatgtttGATGAGAGGAGGGGGGGAGGTTGAAGAAAAAACaggagagagaatgtgaggGTGGGAGGAGGGggttattttcaattttttcattaagggtatttCTGACATTTTACACATTATAGGGAGTATGAATAGATGTTGGGGGTtcgaataacaattcccttaaAAATTACTAGATTAAAATCACTCTTTTTTAAATATTAGACATCTAAAGCGTACAATGACAATAGATAAGTGATCCAAAATGCAAATAAGCCAGACTGTTCTATTAAACTTCAAAGACTCTCAAAATTGTATGAGCTtgacatttttaattaaataaattttagaaaatagTTTGGCCTtccttatttattaatttatctaATATGTCCTGTGTTGATATAGTCTATGTTAtatgggatttgggtttggcaccccacctattgggtttggcaccccatgtattcaatacggaaatttaatttccgttttcaaaacggaatttaaaattccgatttgttttttatatgcaatgaacggttgaaaatgtgccacatatgctaaaatacataacggttttttaatttccgtttttttcgtattaaaatcggaatttaaattcccgtttttaataaagtggggtgcgaaacccaataggtggggtgccaaaccaaaTTCCCATGTTATATGTCTCTGCGAAACTGTCTGAACTAATTCTGTTCCTACATACAAATCTTTAAACTCATGGTAATTAAAACGAAGGTCACTGCTGGCGCACTGTATATATAGTGGGTCATTTCAACAATAATATTGACAATCTTACGAACCTCACCTAGAAGAGACAACGTTACCCATTTTAACCCGCAACTGTTAAGGTGATGTTACCAGTTTACCAAAAAGCAAAGCATCTGGGGCAGAAAAAATTATGGCCCCTATTGACTACAATGCCCTTGAGGGTGACTTcacatcctcattatcaccttTATAAAAGCTGCTTCCAGTGAAATTAATTAGCCTTCCTGCACAGTCACAACTATGGGTACTATGGTCTATCAAAAAAGTTATATCTGCTCCCTGCTTCTAACTTTCAAGTGAGAGCCATGGCAAATAAggatgaaaaatattaaatagtcATAATTTTTCAAATAGGATGAGTTGGCACTGTTAAATTAAAAGTTTCGGACATGATAAATGCTATTGGTAactttaacttttttttctctaacAACATGTACTCTAAATTATTCCATCATTTTCAAGtaagaaacatttatactcacattatttaagaaaatttaatgtATAAAAATTAGTAATTATGATATATAGAAATCTAACGGTACCAATACCTCATAATACACTCAGCTCTATTACACTATATTTTTTATTGCAAATTATGTGGTATCCTGAAATTCTTTTGGGTACGGTACCTCAACTAGATGAAATTGTGAAATTTAAAggtagagaaagagagaagattaTACCTTTTAACTTTTGTTGGAATCTTAGACGTCATGTTTGTTGTTGCATCTCTTTTTAAGTCAGAATCTAGTGGTGGAAGTGGAAATGTATGCAATGTAAGAATAAGAGAGTTATTGACCACAATAAGGGTGAGGTATGGAAATTGGTGTCTGGCGAACGACAAGATAATGAGATAATCTACTAaaatgctcatgaatgatggtgCTAGAGGCTcttagaagttaaaaaaaattggagataaagaggttttacatcatttaaagtatcataccctcatttaaattaaggtaccacaacaaacactttttttattttctatcacATTGAATGTCATGTTTATTATTTccctccttttctttttctcacaCTCTGTGTGTCCATACTCATTGGGTGTCTATCCAACATTTTTCACATATTTCCTAATGAAAATCACACATGTACTACTAAATCCGACCCATTGATCTTGGTAATTAAATTTAACTTGTACAACAACCATCATTCATTAAATATTCTTTATGAACTGTAACCAAAATTAAGTGAAATTTTCCAAATTATACAACTTGGATTATAATGAGTGATGttggagagagagagtgtgtgagAGAATAGGAAGCTTACGTGTgtattgggggggggggggggggggcttgGGCCTGTATTTATGCATGCAAAGCAAAAAATTTACTGTGTAAAGAAATTATGAGGGTTTTGTTTCCTTGTGGGGATATttccttttttcaatttttttattttcatcttctGGAGCCCATTGAGCTGCTTGTGGGATCAAGTTTCGAGCTTTAATTTGTGATTGGGTCACACACAACACAGTCTCTCTTTTTGAAAGTTTATTAAGGAGGGCTATTACAGACAATCCCTGCTGAAGATGAGAGttggaaagaaagaagagaggaacccagagagagaaagagaaaagaaagtgaGAGAAAGCTGAtagccaaaaaaataaaaagctgAATGTTTAAAAGCAAGTTAAAAGAAAGCTGAGAGGAAACCGAAAGGAAGAAAGGAAgaccttttattttttttctctcttcttcttcttccctcctTCTCTATGTTCTCCCTCCCTCCTAGCTAGGCTTTGTTTGTTCTAGCTAGCTCTTTCATCTTCTCTTACTTTTGTTTCAGTTAATTCTATCACTAAGATAGCCATATTGATAAGGCTATTACCACACAAGATATCATACACATCTCAAACACTAACCACATAGAGTACCATGATGTTAGCCAATAACTTATCTCCATCTTCAGTTCCCACTTCTGATCCTTTTTCCTGCACTGAGAATGGCACTTCTACTGCCATCAATAAAAGGAAGAGAAGGCCTGCAGGCACACCAGGTTAATTCACACCCTCACAATCCAATTTCGCTAATCAGTTATAATTATTATGAATTTCTTTCTGTCACAATCCATTGAGATTCAACTCTTATCGTTTCGATTCGTTATATCTTATTATATTAAGTATCTATATCCATATCTATATATTAaaattgttaattctatttttatttaatcgAACTTGgtttggtggtggtgatgacgaATTACTGTTTTGTCCACCTACAGATCCAGATGCGGAGGTGGTGTCTCTCTCACCCAAGACACTACTGGAATCGGATCGCTACGTGTGCGAGATCTGCAACCAGGGATTCCAGAGGGACCAAAACCTGCAGATGCACCGGCGGAGGCACAAGGTGCCGTGGAAGCTGCTGAAGAGGGAGACCCCGGTGGTGAGGAAGAGGGTGTTTGTGTGCCCAGAACCAACCTGCTTGCACCACGACCCGTGTCACGCGTTAGGTGATCTCGTTGGGATAAAGAAGCATTTCAGAAGGAAACACAGCAATCACAAGCAATGGGTCTGTGAAAGATGCTCCAAAGGCTATGCAGTGCAGTCTGATTACAAAGCCCATCTCAAAACTTGTGGCACCAGAGGTCACTCCTGTGATTGTGGCCGAGTTTTCTCAAGGTTAGTTTAATCAATTCATTTCATATTattacaaatttttttcttcaatctgCAACCAAGCAGATAGATCTATGATGATTTTTTCTATCTAGTTCATTTTCTAAaccatttttttcaaaaattctaTGATTATGGTTTGAGCAAAACTTTCTCTTGTTCTACTTTGGATTTGACTTCAGAAAAGggaaatatattttttggaaAGGAATATATATATGGGGTGGAGAAACAAAAGgagattattaattaaaaagaaaaaagtttgaaaaatatttgaCTGATGGAAccttaatcaatttttttttatattttttcaacaAGAAGATCACTGTTTAATGACAGTTGGGGTAGCACGGTTTCCAAAGCTCCGTTTTCCGTTGGTCACATAACCGTTTTGTGTTgtgtggtgatggtggtggtctCAAAACCATTTCTGCCATTCCAccaaaaccaccaccaccaccatcttatAATCATCTTTTGTGGGATCATTATTCTTTTCCTTGACATTGCATTTTCTTCTATGAGAGCACTACAGAATGAATCTCAAAATGGGTGTGAGTTCTTGACTTTCTTTTGTCCTTTTTAATTTAGTGGAAACTGGAACCTCTCCCTCCACCCCCCACCATTTCAAAACTTTTCCATccactttttctttgtctctttcccttccttttcctttccatACACATTTTGATTTTCCTCTAGAACTCTATATAATCATGAACCCTTTTGAGTGGATCAATACAATTATACAAAACACTAACCAATAATGGTACTTCTTTTCCTCATCTTACATGCATATATAATAGGGTGGAGAGCTTCATTGAGCACCAAGATGCTTGCAACATGGGGAGGCTCCGCCCGGAATCTCAGCCGCTTCAGCAACAACCTCCAGCTGCATGCTTGTCTAGAACTGCTTCAAGCCCAAGTCCATCCAGTGAAACAAACTTCAGCACAGGCCCTTGGCAAACCAGGCTTCAAGTAGTACCACCAAAGCCCATTGAAGTACCTACCATTTTCATGAACCCTACTCCTATCCATCCTCCTCCTGAAACCTCttccaaaaacaacaacaaactccACCCTAATTTGGAGCTTCAACTTCAACTCTCCACCACCAACAACAAATCATCAAACCCCATTGAGCTACCTTCTCCAAAGAATGATCAAAACATTAAGTATTCAACTCAGCTTCAACTCTCAATTGGGTCACCAAATTCCAGAGAGAAAAATGAAGCCAGCAATAATAGAAACCTATCACCAAAGGAGAGCAGCAA from Lotus japonicus ecotype B-129 chromosome 2, LjGifu_v1.2 includes:
- the LOC130738691 gene encoding zinc finger protein SHOOT GRAVITROPISM 5-like codes for the protein MMLANNLSPSSVPTSDPFSCTENGTSTAINKRKRRPAGTPDPDAEVVSLSPKTLLESDRYVCEICNQGFQRDQNLQMHRRRHKVPWKLLKRETPVVRKRVFVCPEPTCLHHDPCHALGDLVGIKKHFRRKHSNHKQWVCERCSKGYAVQSDYKAHLKTCGTRGHSCDCGRVFSRVESFIEHQDACNMGRLRPESQPLQQQPPAACLSRTASSPSPSSETNFSTGPWQTRLQVVPPKPIEVPTIFMNPTPIHPPPETSSKNNNKLHPNLELQLQLSTTNNKSSNPIELPSPKNDQNIKYSTQLQLSIGSPNSREKNEASNNRNLSPKESSNSNHEKERPLGGGGGSGGGGANMALMRNIQEQARENLRIAMAEKAYAEEARKQAKRQIEIAEQEFTNAKRIRQQAQAELDKAYNLKEHAMKQVNSTMMQITCHACRQQFQAAQDHENSLVFSYMSSAITTEGGEVENDHHGKDN